The Nicotiana tomentosiformis chromosome 2, ASM39032v3, whole genome shotgun sequence genome includes the window CATTTCATAACTCGAAGCCTTAGGCTTCGGGTTAAGGGTAGAAGATCGAAATCATTCCACTATACCTGTGGTCATCTTATATGATCTAGTTCTATTGTGACTTGTCTGCTTGCTGGAAATAGCTAGAAATGGAAAGTAGCAGCAGAGGCTTAGAAAGGCGTTTGAAAGAATTTATATAGTAGGTTATTCAAATACAACCAAACACAGAGAAGCAAAGCTTCACAGAAATACAAAATAAGCAGAAGGGGTCTGCAATATCCAGATGCTGCATTCATCAGGACCCGATTTCAGTTATCACTTCTGCTTGGTTTTTCCGAGATAAAATTAACCTGATTAACCAAAATAAAAAGCAATCAGATATTCAATATCCAAAGAGCAAACGGCATTTTCCCAATCAGTCAATTATATGTTCCAACAATGCCAAATTAGTCACCATGTGTCTGAATCTTCCATATTTATTCTATTCTAGTTAGCTGAAAGCATAGCTAAACCTTTTTCTTTCATCCAGGTTGACCCCGGCTAACTTTGATAAACTCAACTAGGTTGAGACAGTTAAACTTTGTGGGTTCAACATTTAATGTTTTTCGTATTGaactcattatatatatatatatatatatatatatttaaaattattgcttcatatctactattttgcTGCAATTTTCATGAAactttacacataaatttatgctcCACGTCGATAATAATGAGTTTAGATGTACCCGGTACCATAACGCGGCATCCGCCCTCTGGGTGGAGAGAAAGGTAGTTTTTGCTCTTAAGttattcctttttcttttctaaaaGTAGGGAAAATAAGAGAAGAGTGAATGAAGACCCTAAAGTAAGGAGATTAGTGAGTATTTAATCTTCGTCCAACCAGCAATAACTGAATCAGGTGTGTCTGAATTTGCAATCTCATGTATGTAAGAGAGCTAAGGATATCATAAAGTAACATTTCTATAAGCAGCGTATTATTTGACTTAGTTCACTCTTATGTACCCCTAATCTTTCTTTATCGGGTTATaataattttgtgactttttaaAATTCTTCCCCTTATCTTACTACTGTTTATCTTATTTTTATgcaacaaaataatttttttaaaaaagaaattctaCCAAAAGTTGCATTTGGGAATTACCGCATCAACAGCAGAAGGAATCCAGTCATTAGTAGCTGGATTCCCTTTGTAAGCATGATTTGAATCAGTAGCAGAATCAGCTCCTATATTGAAAGTGTTCCCTTTTGCATTCTCCACTTTGATAAATCCTGTTCCTGTCTGGATTTTACAAAAACACAAGTTCATTAAAAGTTATGTTGCTCGGATTCTTTAAAAACGCAATGCTTTTGAATGATCCTACATAGGGAAACGGAGCCGGCCCTTCGGCTACCGAATCAGCCGAACTCAGTAGCTTTGGTCCAAACCTTATAGTTGCCTTTAAAAATTCATTGAATAcacataaattattaaattaaaacccagtaacttaaaagaaCTAGAATCCTGAACCCATAAGCTTCGAATCATGGTGTTGCCACGAGCGTGTCAGTAATTTTTAGCAATATAGACCAAAACAATAATTGGAAGATTTGGTAATAGGAGTCTTAAAGTAGAGTAGAACCGTGTGGTGCTGCTTGTCAATGCCATTGAGATCCTTGTAATACTCTGTTTCCACAAATTCCTCTGTCACTTGGCTGTTTCCATTGTAAACCAGTTTCTGCAAACCAAAAAAGCAAAAAAGAACTTCTTACTCTAAAACTGTGTTAACTCTCTGTAGCTAAGTTTTCTTTAGCAGTGAAGAATTGAAAGAGAGAataattctttattttttatttttataacggTGGTGTTCCATTATAAGTTTTCGAGCGGGGAAGTAGCCGCTAATACTTTTATTAGGGTAGGCTGTCTAAATCACAATTCTAGAGGTAGAGAAGGTAGAGGGTGGTGCGGCCTTTTCCTGGACCCTGCGAGAATGCGGGATGCTCAGTGCAccgggagccttggagcaacgataaagttgtctgtgtgacctatagatcatggattcgagccgtggaatcatTCACTAATACTTGCATCGGGTAGACAGCTTACATCGCACCCATTTGGATGCGGCCCTTCCCTTACTATTCATGTCACTATTTAAGCATGCCTTATTATACATCCTCCCGCCGGCTATTTGTTTTTTAGTTTAAGCAgaaacaaatcaagaaaattaagGAGGAGAAAGAATGAGACCTGAGGATCATTCTCAAGACGTTGGAATTCAACATGTTCAGGAATAGTACTATCATTAGAAGGAATGATGTCATCAGTATAAGTAGAAGAATAGTCACTGCGCTGTGGCTTAGTGTGTCTTTTTGGTGTTATCCCATCAAAATACTCTCTTGTTGCTTCTTCTATCTTTGCTTCTTCCTCCTTTGACACATGCACATCACTTCTGTTCGCCCTTATGATTATTCCATTGCCctccatttcttcttcttcttcttcttgttaaAAAAAAGGTAGCTTTCCTTTATTTCTTTTACATTCTCCAAAGTCAAAAGTATTTAGATATTTTTGGATAGATATTTTCCTAAAAGATATTTTGTCAAGTTTGGAAGTTTATGGCATGTTTGGATAGTCATTACCCATGTTTTTTTTTTGGAACTCCAAGAAAACCCGCAGCCGTTACCGTCTCTGCCACAACCTCTGCATTTTGGGTGAGCACTCTGTGGTGAGCACTCTGTGCGCACTAGGTAAACCCTCACTGTGTAATAACTTACAAACCATACATGGAATATAAACCGCACTAGGCAAGCCCCGTATGACAGGCTCAGACCTAGAGGGGCATTGCGGTGGATTGATCCCACGTCGCCCGTATGAAAGTCGCGCGCCAAACCCAACTGGGCCGTCCCTTCAGGACTATCCATGGTTTTATAGTGTACATTATCATATTGTATAGTATTGTGttaataaatataatatttgaatagaCCGTATCGTTTGTTAtagtttaataatatttaataatatttttatgagCAACCACGCAAAAATCACCAAATCTGTGGTTATAAAAAATTGGACCTTTTCATGGTTATATAATGAACCAGGGGAAATAATCATTTAAACAAGGGGTTATTAACTCATAACTATTTCTCTCAACTACTTTATGTCATTCCGCGATTAGTGGTGTATACAAGATTTTACATATTGATATTTGCCTTTATTTTTACAATTCTATTTGTGAGTGATTTTAAATTTAGGATTATGTTAGTTTTGTCCCAAATTATTTTATATACACAAATTATTATTTAAATTGACATATATATTGATAGAGAAAACATCACATGGATATTTAAAGGGGAAAATGACACTGTGATACTGTAATGCCGCTATCAAAATAataccgaatatatatatattatatttttttgtatatatacattctgtatgttatatacaaaaattatacaaattttatatattttttcggctactAATGTAAATAATTTCTGACGCGAGCTAAAAATGAAAAAAACCCTATTTAAAATTTGAGTAAAAATGTAAAACTTCGACATTTATAATttgaataattaaataaatttacGAAAATTCgcattaaataatatttttgtcttaGAATAATAGCGACGATTAGAGtcaaataaattattatataGCAGTACACTAGTACTAGATGCTTTTTAATCTTAGAAAAATATCTGATGAGCCTTATCTATTCATGAAAAAAGCTGTTGTGAAGTCTCTTTCAAGGGAGAGAATCGAGTGGTTGTGTGAATTGGCTCG containing:
- the LOC104115107 gene encoding uncharacterized protein — protein: MEGNGIIIRANRSDVHVSKEEEAKIEEATREYFDGITPKRHTKPQRSDYSSTYTDDIIPSNDSTIPEHVEFQRLENDPQKLVYNGNSQVTEEFVETEYYKDLNGIDKQHHTTGTGFIKVENAKGNTFNIGADSATDSNHAYKGNPATNDWIPSAVDAVNFISEKPSRSDN